From Candidatus Polarisedimenticolaceae bacterium:
CCAGGTGGGATTCTGGCAGCTGACGAACGCGAATTTCACCGGCCTCGTGTCGGAATCCTTGGGCGCCGTGATCGTCCGCCCGATCCGGCTGCCGAGCCCGTCTGCGTCGGTGAAACGATACCAATATTCGCGCGCAGGATGAAGGCCGCCGACGAGCACGCGGCAGGTCCAGTCGGAAGCGGCCGACACGATCGCGGGTGCCCGCGCGATGACGCGGCGGAAGGCCTGGTCCTCGGCGACCTCGACCGTGAGGGTCTGCGTGCCGCCACCCTCGAACGGTCGCCTGGTCCAGAGGATCACGCTGTCGAAGTCGGGGTCGCCCGACGCGACCCCTTCGGGATAGAGGTCGCGGCGCTCGTTCCAGCGCCATTGGGTCGCCAGCACGCGGCCGCCCCAGGCGACCGACGCGCCCATCGCCAGCGCGGCTTGATAAATGAACTCTCGGCGGCTGAGCTTCATGTTGTCCCTCGACTGTCACGGTGTACGAAAGTCGGGGAACAAAGTTCGACGCTTGGAAGAGTTCCAGCCGTTCCAAGTGCTACCGCGGTCGGGATTTCACCACGCGTAACCGAGCTTCAAGATGATGGCGTAGTTGTCGGCGTTCCCGTGGGCGTATTCGAGGCTGGCGAGGATGCGCTGCACCGGCTTGAGGATGAACTGAAACCCTCCGCCGTAGGACCCATAGAACCCTTCGCTGCTCGTCACGGCGACTTCGCCGCCGTACAGCCAGGCCCCACCCACGAACAGCGTCGCGCCCCACCGCGTCGCGATGTGAAATCGTTCCTCGGCCTCGATCGACGACATGTCCTTCGCGAGGTACTGGCCGAACTTGTATCCGCGGAGCTGCACGGTGGCCTGCGCGGCTCCGGGCGCGTCGACGGTGAACTGATTGAACTGCCGGACGGCCAAGACGTGGCCTTTGCCGTGCTGCCAGAACGCGCGCGTGTCAAGGCGATAGACGTCGAAGCTGTCGTCACCGCCGAGCCATTCGCGGTAGGCGACGTTGTTGAGGTTCGCGAACCAGCCGCGCGTCGGCATGTCCTGGTTGTCGCGTGAGTCGTGCATCATCACGGCGCCCACGCCCGCCGACTTGAAACCGACGACACCGAGCGTGTCGAGCGTCAGGTCGTCGGCCTCCGAGTCGCCGAACACCTGGTAGTTGGCAACTGACGCCTGCCCTCCGACGAACCAGTTGCCCGTGAACCTGTAAAGGTAACGCGTGCCGAACGCGAAGAGGTTGTCGTTCGTCTTGAGCGGTTGACCGGTGCCGAGGTAATCGTCGTAGTCGTTCTTGATGTCGCCGAACGCGAGGATCCCGATGACACGATGGTGATCCGCGCCGAACGACGCACGCGCGAAGGCGCTGGCGACGAGCGAATGCGTCGTCGTGTACTGAGCGGTCAGGCCGAACAGCGAGACGCGCGAGTCGGCGTCGAACTTGTGCAGATACGCCGCCAGGAACCCGCCCGTGGTGCCGAGCTTGGGGTTCGACGAGACGATCGGCACCGCGAGCCAAGGAGAACGCTTGGCCGGCGTTTCGGGAGGCGGCTTTGAATCCGCCGATTCGGAGGCGATGAGTCTCGAGCACGCCAGAAGGAGCCACACGCCCGCGAAGAGCCGGAAGAGACGCATGGCCGTGATTCTCGCGCGAGTCCCGCGCGATACCAATGGTTTTCGGAACCGCTATCGCACGCGGTAGAAGCACGTCGGCCCGTCGGGGGCCACCGGATCGTCGTACGTCGTCGACGTCACCCCCGGAGCGATCACCACGGCATCGGAGAAGTCGGGCTGCGACGCGCGCTCGACGTCGTAGGGCGGCTGCCCTCCCGTCCAGGTGAGCCGCAGAGTATCGGGGCTGACGAGCCACGACACGGTGAGAGCGATGCCGTCGTCGGAGCGGCCCCGAGCCTCGATCCGGTAGTTTCCCGCCGGTCCGGAATCTTCCTGCGCCATGAACTGCCCCAATGGGATCGCCGACAGGTTCGCCGGGTCGAGCGTCTCGAACGCGCCGACGTAGCCAAAGTACGACTGCTGCGAGTACGTCGGAGCCGTCGTGTCGAGCGGCGTGATGTAGACCGGAGCCGTCTTCGTATTCTGGAAGTAGATCGCCGCCACCAGGGTTCCGTGCACGAGCACGTGAGGCACGACGTACTGGTTGAGCGTGTCCGTGTTGCCGTTGGCGACCACGGCGTCCTGCGACCACAGCAGCGTCGCGTTCTGCGGCGAGCCGCCGTCGGGGTCTTCGTACAGCAAGATCTTCACCGGGGTGCCGTTCAACGCGCTGGGTCCGAAGACCCGCCCGTACGACGTGCGGATCAGGTCGATGTACTGTCCCGACGGGTCGACGGGAAAGGTGTTCATGTAGACCAGCGTCTCGTGCGGGTCGAGGCTCAGGACGACGTCCGCGTGGGTGTCGGCGATCACGTACTCGGCATCGGCGAGCGCGGTCATCGACCACCCGAGAATCAGGGTCGTGAAGAGTGTTGTTCGCATGGCGAAGGGATACGCGAAAACGAGCCCGCTGCGCGTGCCGTGGGACGAGACGTGAGCCGGGCGTGACGAGCCGTGATCGCCTTCGCTCGACCGGTTGGTATATTTCCCTCCAGGCATGATTGAGCGCGTCCTCGTAGCCGACGACGAGCCCCTCGCTCGCGAGCGCGTGCGTCAGCTCGTGTCCCGCGTAGCGCCCGGCGCCACGATCTGGGACGCCGGCGACGGCGACGACGCGATCGCCCTCATTCGGGCGCACGCGCCGCAGGTCGTGTTCCTCGATATCGAGATGCCGGGGCGCCGCGGCTTCGAGGTCGTGAACGTGATCGGGCCGGAGCGGATGCCCGCTACCGTCTTCGTGACCGCCTACGACGAGCACGCGCTCGCCGCATTCGATGCGGCCGCGCTCGACTATCTCCTCAAGCCGGTGGACGAGGCGCGCTTCCGCACGGCGTGGAGGAAGGTCGAGGATCGCATCGGGTCGCGCGAGATCCTGGGCGAAGCCGAGAGGTTGCGCGGCCTCCTCGCGTCTGCCGCCAAGAACTCACCCACCCTGGTGCTGAAGGACGCGGGCCGCTCGGTCGTCGTCCGGCTGGACGCCGTGCGATGGATCGAATCGTCGGGGAATCACGTCCTGTTCCACGCGGCGGAGGGACCGACGCGCATCCGCGGGACGCTCGCCTCGATCGAAGCACGGCTCGATCCCACGCGGTTCGCCCGCATTCACCGTCGTTATCTCGTCGCGCTCGATGCGTTGCGAGAAGTCCGCGCGTGGTCGGGCGGCGATCAGCTGGTCGTGCTCGACGGCGGAGCCAAGCTTCCGGTCAGCCGCAATCATCGCGACGAGCTCGAAGCGCGCCTACGGGAGCGGCGATGACGCGCTGGGCGCGCTTCGGCTTGATCTCGTTCTGGGCGGTGCCCGCCGCCGTCGCGACGCTCGGCATGCAGCTCGTGCCCTCCCGTGTCCGTCCCGACATGACCGCCGGCGAGATCCTCCTCATCCAGCTCGCGCTCTGGCTGCCGTGGGGGCTCTCGACGCTCCTGATCTTCGCCGTCGGCGATCGATTCCCCTTCGAGCGCGGCAAAGTCGGGCGGGCGCTCGCGGTCCACATCCCGTTGTGCGCGATCGTCGTCGTGCTGCAGATCCTCGCGATGACCGGCGTGGAGGTCGTCAGCGGCCTCCGAGAGCCGATGCCCCTCGGCAGCACGATTGCCGTGGGCGTCCGCCTGTGGGGCGATCTGTTCACCGTGATCTATTGCGGCATCGTGGTCGCTCACGGCGCGATCCGCTGGAGCGCCGCATACCGCGCGCAGCAGCTCGCGGCGGCGAGCTTGGGCCGGGACCTCGTCGAGGCGCAGCTTCGCGCGCTGCAAGGGCAGCTCCGGCCGCACTTCCTGTTCAACACCCTGAACTCGATCGTCGCGATGATCGACCGTGATCCCGAAGCCGCGCAGCGGATGATCATCCAGCTCGCCGAGCTGCTCCGCGCGGCGCTCCGCACGGCCGACACCCAGGAGATCCCGCTCGCGCAGGAGCTCGAGCTCACGCGGCTCTACGTGGACATCGAGAAGGTGAGGTTCTCCGATCGTCTCGAGGTCCTGTGGCGCGTCGACGTCGATCCGGAAAGGCTCGTGCCGGCACTCGTCCTCCAGCCGCTGGTCGAGAACGCCATCGTCCACGGCATCGCGCGCAAGAGCGGGCCCGGGCGCATCGTGGTCGAGGTGGCCGAGCGCGACCGCGGCCTTTCGGTGCGCGTCGTGGACGACGGCGTAGGGCTAAGTGAAGGGCGCGCCTCCGCCCCCGGCGGGATCGGCCTCGCGAACCTGAGGGCGCGATTGCAGCGTCTCTACGGCGCGGCCGGAACACTCGAGCTCGCGCCCTGCGCGGGCGGCGGAACCGAGGCGACCCTGCTGATTCCGCGCCGAGCCATCTAGCCGAGCGCGAACGGCCCCTTCTCGCGAACTTCCTCGGCTTCGTGGTGGCGTTGCCGCGCGCCGAGGATCCCGGCGCGGCCCAGATAGCCGACGGCGCGCTCCGGCGCGCCGCGATCGACGACGGGAAGGCGGCCGACGTCGTGC
This genomic window contains:
- a CDS encoding sensor histidine kinase: MTRWARFGLISFWAVPAAVATLGMQLVPSRVRPDMTAGEILLIQLALWLPWGLSTLLIFAVGDRFPFERGKVGRALAVHIPLCAIVVVLQILAMTGVEVVSGLREPMPLGSTIAVGVRLWGDLFTVIYCGIVVAHGAIRWSAAYRAQQLAAASLGRDLVEAQLRALQGQLRPHFLFNTLNSIVAMIDRDPEAAQRMIIQLAELLRAALRTADTQEIPLAQELELTRLYVDIEKVRFSDRLEVLWRVDVDPERLVPALVLQPLVENAIVHGIARKSGPGRIVVEVAERDRGLSVRVVDDGVGLSEGRASAPGGIGLANLRARLQRLYGAAGTLELAPCAGGGTEATLLIPRRAI
- a CDS encoding LytTR family DNA-binding domain-containing protein; translation: MIERVLVADDEPLARERVRQLVSRVAPGATIWDAGDGDDAIALIRAHAPQVVFLDIEMPGRRGFEVVNVIGPERMPATVFVTAYDEHALAAFDAAALDYLLKPVDEARFRTAWRKVEDRIGSREILGEAERLRGLLASAAKNSPTLVLKDAGRSVVVRLDAVRWIESSGNHVLFHAAEGPTRIRGTLASIEARLDPTRFARIHRRYLVALDALREVRAWSGGDQLVVLDGGAKLPVSRNHRDELEARLRERR